Proteins encoded in a region of the Pelmatolapia mariae isolate MD_Pm_ZW linkage group LG16_19, Pm_UMD_F_2, whole genome shotgun sequence genome:
- the tmx1 gene encoding thioredoxin-related transmembrane protein 1 yields MFTLLLQTKYKSWIYFSLLGICFITSPVLAKPDSLKEVTDANWEEILTGEWMIEFYAPWCPACQQLQPAWKEFADWGEDMGVNIAKVDVTEQPGLSGRFIITSLPTIYHSKDGVFRKYQGARTKDDFLSFVHDQKWKAVEPVSSWFGPSSFLMNSMSALFKLSMFIRRCHNYMTEKLGIPVWGSYVIFGLATLFSGLALGLLLVFIADFVFPSRRFSSHDYYPKKQTMDQARLIQQQEDPTEADGEEDDEEEEEEDHDEVWRKRRGSPEGRPEPRGQAFPDDALRKRVVGNRGEEEEEDT; encoded by the exons ATGTTTACTTTACTTCTGCAAACGAAGTACAAGTCATGGATATACTTTTCACTGCTGGGAATATGCTTTATAACGTCGCCAGTTTTGGCCAAGCCGGACAGTCTCAAAGAAGTAACGGATGCTAACTGGGAGGAGATCCTGACTGGGGAATGGATGATTGAATT CTACGCACCCTGGTGTCCAGCGTGCCAGCAGCTCCAACCAGCGTGGAAGGAGTTTGCGGACTGGGGAGAGGACATGGGGGTCAACATAGCAAAAGTGGATGTGACAGAGCAGCCAG GTTTGAGCGGGCGATTCATCATCACTTCACTTCCTACTATTTACCA CTCTAAGGACGGCGTCTTCCGCAAGTACCAGGGAGCTCGCACTAAAGATGACTTCCTCAGCTTCGTTCATGACCAGAAATGGAAAGCAGTCGAGCCGGTTTCCTCTTGGTTTGGACCGTCTTCCTTTTT AATGAATTCGATGTCTGCTTTGTTCAAGCTCTCCATGTTTATCCGG CGTTGTCATAACTACATGACGGAGAAGCTGGGGATTCCCGTGTGGGGATCATATGTTATCTTTGGCTTGGCCACTCTGTTTTCTGGCCTGGCGTTGGGTCTG TTACTGGTGTTCATTGCAGATTTCGTTTTCCCCTCAAGAAGATTTTCTTCTCACGATTACTACCCGA AGAAACAGACTATGGATCAGGCGAGATTAATCCAGCAACAAGAGGATCCCACTGAGGCTGACGGCGAGGAAGATgacgaagaggaggaagaagaggaccACGACGAGGTCTGGAGAAAGCGGAGAGGATCTCCCGAGGGCCGCCCTGAACCCAGGGGGCAGGCTTTCCCTGACGACGCCCTGAGGAAGCGGGTGGTGGGCAACCGGggcgaggaagaggaggaggacacttag